GAGGTGCTTCAATCCGCTGCGCGGCGACCCCGCGTGCCTTCAGCAGGGTGAGAACCGACAGTGCAGGGCGTGGTGAACGACGACCGGCGGATGACCATCATCGAGCACCTCGAGGAGCTCCGGAAGGTGCTGATGATCTCCATGGGCGCATGGGTCGTCGCCACCTTCGGCGCCTTCTTCTTCCACGACCGGCTGCTCGCGCTGCTGGAGAAGCCGCTCAAGGAAGTGCTCGGCAGGGGGAATCACCTCGTCCGCGCGCCGATCGTCACCACCCCCACCGAGCCGCTGACCATCCCCCTCAAGGTCTCCGCGATCGCGGGGTTCGCGATCGCCCTGCCGATCATCCTCTGGCAGGTGTGGACCTTCGTCTCACCGGGGCTGCGCAAGGCGGAGCGGAAGTTCGCCTGGCCGTTCATCGTCTCGGCCGTGCTCCTCTTCGCCGTGGGCGCCTGCTTCGCCTACCTCGTGATGCCGGTCGGGCTCAACTTCCTGGCCGGGTTCCTCGGGTCCAATGCCGAGTTCCTCCCCGACCTCAACGCCTACCTCAGCTTCTTCACGATCCTCATCGTCATCTTCGGGGTGACCTTCGAGCTGCCCATCGCCATCCTGCTCCTGGGCCTGCTCGGCATCGTCTCCTCACGCTTCCTGCGCAACCGGCGCAAGGGGATCTGGGTGGGGATCGTCTTCGTGGCCCTGGTGGTGACCCCGGGTGCCGATCCCTTCACCCCGACCGCGCTCTTCCTGCCCCTGATCATCCTCTTCGAGGCCAGCATCGTGGTCCTCGACAAGGTGTTCAAGCGCTGACCGGCCGCCCTCCCGACGAGCCGGCGGTGGAGTGGCCGCCGCTCGACACCCTGCTCCTCGGCGAGCCGCCGCCGGTCGGCGAGCCGCCGACGACGGGATGGCGCACGGGGTGGCCGGTCCCGGGGCTGCCGGCGGTGCCGGAGCCGAGCGCGCAGCTCCAGGGGTAGGGCTGGCAGGCGGAGGTCTCCTGGGCCTCGGGATAGGCGCAGTGCGAGCTCGGGGTGCCGGTGAGGTGGTCGTCGGCGTCACCGTCGCCGTCGCACTGGCTGTTGTGGGCGCTGCCCGGCGCGGCCAGGCCGAAGTCGTGGAAGACGATCGGGTCCGAGGAGGTGCCGGCGTAGCTGCCCGTCGACGGCCAGGTCACGGTGGTGCCGTCGGGGTAGACGGCGGTGACGATGGCGCTCACCGATCCGCCGGAGCCGACGGTGAGGGTGGCCTCCTCGGAGCGGCAGGCGCTGCCGCCCTCGCAGGGCGCGTAGCCCTCGGGGTTGGTCGCGTTGCCCGGCGGGGTGACCGTCTGCCGGATGGTGTACGTCCCCGGTCCGGGCGCCGCGAAGCTGGCGCAGCCCTTGCCGGCGGCGCCACAGCTGCCCTGCTGGAGCGGGCATCCGGCCGAGGGGCCGAGCGATCCGGTGCCGCCTGTCGGAGTGGTCACGGTGATCGACACGCCGCCACCGCCGACGGTGTAGGCGGCGCCGCCCAGCGCCTGCTTGCAGGAGTCCATGGTCTGGACCCAGACCCCGCCGCCGCCCCCGCCCGATCGGTGGGTGCTCGCCTGCACCGGGCCCGCCCCGGCGGCGAAGGCGCTGCCGCACGCGGCGACGAGCAGTGAGATCGAGGCGACAGCGAATCGCAGGCGCATCGAGCGCATCATCCGTCCTCCCTTCCATCGCGGCCGCGTGCCTGGGCAGGCCGTCTTCCGCGTATCTACAACGTGCCCGGGACGCCGAACCTTGCGCGACGAGCGAGGGTCAGGAGCCGGGGGCCGGGGTGGGGGAGGGTCCGCGTGGCACCACCGTGATCGTCCCGGTCATCTGCGGGTGGTAGCGGCAGTGGAACGCGATCGTCCCCGAGTCCGGGGTGGTGAAGGGCGCGGTGTTGAGCTCGCCGGGGTCGGCGTCGGCGCTGGCGTGCACCGAGCCGGCGGTGAACGAGTGCTCCACCGCGCCCGCGTTGACCAGGGTCACGGTGACCAGGGATCCCGCCGGGACCACCGCGGTGGCCGGGTCGAAGCGGAGGTCGCGGGCGGTGATGCGGAGCTGCACGCCGCCGGGATTGGGGCCGGCGGTGGTCCCGCAGCCCGCGGCGGCGAGCCCCAGTCCGAGGCCGAGCAGCGCCGCGGCCGGGGCACGACCGGTCACACCACCAGCACCTCGACCCGGTCTCCGACCACCCGCGAGCGCAGCCGGGGGAGCGGGGTGGTGAGGTACTCGCGGTCGACCGAGGCGCCCTGGAGGTCGAAGGAGGCGCCGTGGCAGGGGCAGCGCAGGCTGTCGGCCCGCGCCTCGAGCAGGCATCCCATGTGGGTGCAGACCGCCGAGAGCGCGTGGACGCCGCCGTCGGGATGGGGCACGAGCACCCCCTCCACCGAGCCCGCCCGGAAGCGCAGCGGCCGGCCGCCGGCGAGGTCCGCGAGGGTGGCGACCGGGTGCCAGCTGCCGGTGGCGGGCACCAGCTCGCCCTGGGCGCGGTCCTGGTCGGTGCGGCGCACGCCGAGGTCGACGGCCACCCCCGCGGCGGCGGCGGCGGCGATCCCGCCCCCGATCAGGAAGCCGCGGCGGCTCGGCTCCCGGCGGCGGCCGGGGGCGGGCTCGAGCTGCTCGCGGAGCTCGGCCTCGAGCCCGGAGACGAACTCGGCGGAGGGCAGGTCGGTGGCGGTGCGAGCGCCGCGCAGCGAGGCGGCGACCTGGAGCAGCCGGGCGTCCTCGGGGTCGGCCTCGAAACGCGGCGGCCGGCGATCGCGGAGCAGCGCGTCGACGAAGCGGCGGACCCGGCGGTCGCCGCGGCTCACGGGGCCTCCTCCGCGACCCGGGCGGCGGCCCTCAGGCCCCGGTGGGTCAGCACCTTGGCGTTGCCCTCGCTCACGTCCATCTCCCGGGCGGTCTCGCGCACCGACAGCCCCCGCAGGAAGCGCAGCTCCAGCACCCTCCGGTAGTGGTCGGGGAGGCGGGCCAGCAGGGCGGCGACCCGCCGGCGGTTGGAGGCCCCCTCGTCGCCGCTCGCGGGGAGCGGCGACGGCACCAGGTCCTCGGCGTACTCGGCCATCACCACCCCGTAGTGGGTGGCCCAGTGCTCGGCGAGCAGGCTGCGGGCGGTGGCCCGCAGGTAGGCGCGCGCCTCGCCCTCGGAGGCGGTGGGGCGGAGCCGGGGGAGCGCCTTCAGGAACACCGTGGCGGTGAGGTCCTCGGCGTCGGCGCGGTTGCCGCAGCGGGCGAAGACGAAGCGGTACACCGGGACCACGTGGGCGCGGTACAGCGCCTCCCAGCCGGTGGTGTCCTCCCCACCGACCACGTGCAGTCGCGATGCCGGGCTGCCTGGCTCCATCGACCTCGGGTCTCCTTCGCCACGGGACGTGTCGGAGTCTCCTACGCCCGGTGGTTACAGGTATCCCTGGGTGCCCCGCAGCACCCCGGACTCGGCGAGCCGGGCGACCGCGCGGCCCCGGTGGGAGACGGTGTCCTTCTCCTCGGCGCCGGCCTCGCCGAAGGTGCGGCCCAGGTCGGTGGAGAGGAAGGCCGGGTCGTAGCCGAAGCCGCCCGTTCCCCGCGGCTCGACGAGCACGCCGTCGCACGAGCCCCGGGCGATGATGACGTCGGCGCCGGGCCGGGCGAGGGCGAGCACGGCGACGTAGCGCACCCGGCGGTCGCCGGGGGTGCGCCGCTCCACCTCGTCGAGCAGGCCGCGGAGCCGGTCGGCGTCGCTCGCCGCCTCGCCGAGCCAGCGGCTCGACCGCGGCCCCGGCCAGCCCCGGAGCGCCTCCACCTCGATGCCGCTGTCGTCGCCGAGGGCGCACAGCCCGGTCGCCTGGGAGACCTCCACCGCCTTGGCGCGGGCGTTGTCCTCGTACCCGGGCCCGGGCTCGTCGACGTCACCGGCGAAGCCGGCGTCGTCGAGGCTGAGCAGGGTCCACGGGTGGTCGCGGAGCAGCCGCCGGAACTCCACCAGCTTGCCCGGGTTGCGGGTGGCCACCACCAGGGGCGTCCGGGGCATCAGCCGGGGTCCCGCCATCAGCCGCGGCCCCGCTCCACCGCCTCGCGCTGGATCAGGAAGAGCTCGTCGAGGCCGATCCGGGCGAGCCCGAGCAGGGCGTCGGCCTGGTCGCGGTCGAAGGGCTCGCGCTCGGCGGTGCCCTGGATCTCGACGTAGCGCCCGTCCTCGGTGCCCACGCAGTTCATGTCGGTCTCGGCGGCGGAGTCCTCGAGGTAGTCGAGGTCGAGCCGCGGCGAGCCGCCGACGATGCCGACGCTGACCGCGGCCACCTGGTGGCGCAGCGGGTCGGTGACGAGCAGGCCGGCCTCACCCAGGCGCGCGGCGGCGAGGGCGAGGGCCACCCAGGCGCCGGTGATCGAGGCGGTGCGGGTGCCGCCGTCGGCGACGAGCACGTCGCAGTCGAGGATGATGGTGCGCTCGCCGAGGGCGCGGAAGTCGACGGCGATGCGCAGGGCGCGGCCGATCAGCCGCTGGATCTCCTGGACCCGCCCGTCGATGCGTCCCTTCCGGGAGTCGCGGTCGCTGCGGGTGAGCGTGGCCCGGGGAAGCATCGCGTACTCGGCGGTCACCCAGCCCAGCCCGCCGCCCTTGCGGTACGGGGGCACCCGCTCCTCGATGCTGGCGGCGCAGAGCACCCTGGTCTCCCCGACGGTGATGAGCGCGCTGCCCTCGGCGTAGGGCACGGCCCCGGTCTCGATGGTGGTGGGGCGCAGCTGATCGGGACGCCGGCCGTCGGGACGCACAGGTTTCCACCTCAGGACGAAATTGGAGCCGCCGGGAGTGTAGTCAGGTGCGCTCCCGCACCGGGCTGCTGGCACAATGCCTAGCACGTGCCGATCTGCCTCTGCGGAGAGCCGCTGCTCGCCGACCACCGCTTCTGCGCCGCCTGCGGGCGTGCGCAGCCGGTCGAGCGCGCCGCCCCGGAGCTGCCGGGGTGGCCGTCGGTCCAGCAGCGCGCCGCCTGGGGGCTTCCCCCGCCGGCCCTGCCGCGGCGCCGCCAGCGTTCCCTGGCCGCCACCGTCGGGGCCACGGCGCTGGCCCTGGTCGCCATCCTCGGGGTGGCCTTCGCGGTCGGCTACCGCTCCGCCAGCCTGGC
Above is a window of Candidatus Dormiibacterota bacterium DNA encoding:
- a CDS encoding non-canonical purine NTP pyrophosphatase, translated to MPRTPLVVATRNPGKLVEFRRLLRDHPWTLLSLDDAGFAGDVDEPGPGYEDNARAKAVEVSQATGLCALGDDSGIEVEALRGWPGPRSSRWLGEAASDADRLRGLLDEVERRTPGDRRVRYVAVLALARPGADVIIARGSCDGVLVEPRGTGGFGYDPAFLSTDLGRTFGEAGAEEKDTVSHRGRAVARLAESGVLRGTQGYL
- a CDS encoding Rieske (2Fe-2S) protein, with translation MSRGDRRVRRFVDALLRDRRPPRFEADPEDARLLQVAASLRGARTATDLPSAEFVSGLEAELREQLEPAPGRRREPSRRGFLIGGGIAAAAAAGVAVDLGVRRTDQDRAQGELVPATGSWHPVATLADLAGGRPLRFRAGSVEGVLVPHPDGGVHALSAVCTHMGCLLEARADSLRCPCHGASFDLQGASVDREYLTTPLPRLRSRVVGDRVEVLVV
- the tatC gene encoding twin-arginine translocase subunit TatC, whose product is MVNDDRRMTIIEHLEELRKVLMISMGAWVVATFGAFFFHDRLLALLEKPLKEVLGRGNHLVRAPIVTTPTEPLTIPLKVSAIAGFAIALPIILWQVWTFVSPGLRKAERKFAWPFIVSAVLLFAVGACFAYLVMPVGLNFLAGFLGSNAEFLPDLNAYLSFFTILIVIFGVTFELPIAILLLGLLGIVSSRFLRNRRKGIWVGIVFVALVVTPGADPFTPTALFLPLIILFEASIVVLDKVFKR
- the rph gene encoding ribonuclease PH, with translation MRPDGRRPDQLRPTTIETGAVPYAEGSALITVGETRVLCAASIEERVPPYRKGGGLGWVTAEYAMLPRATLTRSDRDSRKGRIDGRVQEIQRLIGRALRIAVDFRALGERTIILDCDVLVADGGTRTASITGAWVALALAAARLGEAGLLVTDPLRHQVAAVSVGIVGGSPRLDLDYLEDSAAETDMNCVGTEDGRYVEIQGTAEREPFDRDQADALLGLARIGLDELFLIQREAVERGRG
- a CDS encoding RNA polymerase sigma factor, with amino-acid sequence MEPGSPASRLHVVGGEDTTGWEALYRAHVVPVYRFVFARCGNRADAEDLTATVFLKALPRLRPTASEGEARAYLRATARSLLAEHWATHYGVVMAEYAEDLVPSPLPASGDEGASNRRRVAALLARLPDHYRRVLELRFLRGLSVRETAREMDVSEGNAKVLTHRGLRAAARVAEEAP
- a CDS encoding cupredoxin domain-containing protein; its protein translation is MTGRAPAAALLGLGLGLAAAGCGTTAGPNPGGVQLRITARDLRFDPATAVVPAGSLVTVTLVNAGAVEHSFTAGSVHASADADPGELNTAPFTTPDSGTIAFHCRYHPQMTGTITVVPRGPSPTPAPGS